A genomic segment from Halomicroarcula saliterrae encodes:
- a CDS encoding rubrerythrin family protein: MPADDLIDAVRDDQQTELSRLGSSKTLYADTRGEMEPDAVHAAAAAREAAAAGTFEAWADDESDDAAAELFADAAADAAARRGDTDPADRDFSMHDVLADLTTTVERLGGLVGWTLVDKKVKEQLTGFFTGQADPQTASTYRSAGGEVEELRADAAGLLAEVCEGDGEWDAAEAAAIDVVAAAYDDYVETLEELGVNPKNVC; this comes from the coding sequence ATGCCCGCCGACGACCTCATCGACGCCGTCCGAGACGACCAGCAGACCGAGCTCTCCCGGCTCGGTTCCTCGAAGACCCTGTACGCGGACACGCGCGGGGAGATGGAGCCCGACGCCGTCCACGCCGCCGCCGCGGCCCGCGAGGCCGCCGCCGCCGGGACCTTCGAGGCGTGGGCCGACGACGAGAGCGACGACGCGGCCGCCGAGCTGTTCGCCGACGCCGCCGCCGACGCCGCCGCCCGCCGGGGCGACACCGACCCCGCCGACCGCGACTTCTCGATGCACGACGTGCTGGCGGATCTGACGACGACAGTCGAGCGACTGGGCGGCCTCGTCGGCTGGACGCTCGTCGACAAGAAGGTCAAAGAACAGCTCACCGGCTTCTTCACCGGACAGGCCGACCCACAGACCGCGAGCACCTACCGCAGTGCCGGCGGCGAGGTCGAGGAACTGCGGGCCGACGCCGCCGGTCTGCTTGCGGAGGTCTGCGAGGGTGACGGGGAGTGGGACGCCGCGGAGGCGGCCGCTATCGACGTGGTCGCGGCGGCCTACGACGACTACGTCGAGACGCTCGAAGAACTCGGCGTGAACCCGAAGAACGTCTGCTGA